The following are from one region of the bacterium genome:
- a CDS encoding PAS domain S-box protein — protein MPERKKSKKTKSVFRKKDTAPNSISDQVYFNFINEIPIGIYRTTPDGKILFANTALVRMLGYTSFAELAARNLEDGFFEPTYSRQQFKEIMEQKNEIKGLEYSWVRRDKSVILVRENAKAVRDETGKIIYYEGTIEDITEHKLAEEALAKAHAELEQKVRERTQQLQEEERFLSGIFNSVQDGISILDKEMRILRVNPTMERWYAHAMPLLGKKCYQAYHGRNEPCDICPSVQALATKRTAYEVVPKRGAGGVITGWLDLYSFPLFDQDSGTITGVIEYVRDITARKQAEQQQKTIIQGLRAILAIADELIMEPDLDVLYRRAVELGRDKLGLERCSLYLEEGDKIVGTYGTNLQGQTTDERCFCEPITQWKQYLQPEQPNELLHWLLFEEPLREWIGETMAVVGTGWLVATPIKSVRTRLGVFFNDAAITGAPFDPAKQEIVAVYCSLLGSIIERKQAVITMQENQRRFQVLFENSPISIWEGDFSAVKSYLTELRNSGVTDFATYFASRPDEVMKCAGMINVMQVNQATIKLYQAKNIDEFRSGLSTYLCPESYPIFIEELIALAEGKPEFETETINQTLTGEKIHIFLRWSIAPGHEQTANEVVVSIIDITERKKIEAALRESESRLRTIIENQGEGIVMISPDERILFTNPAGAEIFGLSVEQCIGRNIEEFIIPEDIELLRAQTAKRRQGERSTYVLRFVNPEGERRYLLVTATPQFDTQHQFAGAFAIFRDITDRIRLEEQLRALSLIDDLTGLYNRRGFLTLAEQQIKIAHRLEKRMLLLFADIDNMKWINDTYGHQEGDRALINTTTILRETFRESDIIARIGGDEFVILAIEIDAASAEILTSRLQENLDTYNAQENQKYKLALSIGISRYVPESPRPLDELLEQADKLMYEQKRKKQSGYTSSST, from the coding sequence ATGCCAGAAAGAAAGAAATCGAAAAAGACAAAATCGGTTTTCCGCAAAAAAGATACCGCTCCCAATTCAATCAGTGACCAGGTATATTTTAATTTCATTAATGAAATCCCGATTGGCATATATCGAACAACGCCGGATGGTAAAATCCTGTTTGCGAACACTGCGTTAGTTCGGATGCTCGGCTATACCTCATTTGCGGAACTTGCGGCTCGGAATTTAGAAGATGGATTTTTTGAACCTACGTATTCGCGACAGCAGTTTAAAGAAATTATGGAACAAAAGAATGAAATTAAAGGATTAGAATATTCCTGGGTTCGACGGGATAAATCCGTGATTCTGGTTCGTGAGAATGCGAAAGCGGTTCGTGATGAAACTGGTAAAATTATTTACTACGAAGGAACGATAGAAGATATTACGGAACATAAACTGGCTGAAGAAGCGTTAGCGAAAGCGCATGCTGAACTTGAACAGAAGGTTAGGGAAAGGACACAACAATTGCAGGAAGAAGAGCGGTTTTTATCCGGTATTTTTAACAGCGTTCAGGATGGAATAAGTATTTTGGATAAAGAAATGCGGATTCTGCGCGTGAATCCAACGATGGAAAGATGGTATGCGCATGCGATGCCATTACTCGGTAAGAAATGTTACCAAGCGTACCATGGACGAAATGAACCGTGTGATATCTGTCCTAGCGTACAAGCGTTAGCTACAAAACGAACTGCGTATGAGGTGGTTCCGAAACGGGGAGCAGGTGGTGTCATAACCGGTTGGCTTGATTTATACAGTTTTCCTCTCTTCGACCAGGATAGCGGAACCATAACCGGCGTTATCGAATATGTTCGCGATATCACTGCTCGGAAACAAGCGGAACAGCAGCAAAAAACGATCATTCAGGGTTTGCGGGCGATATTAGCGATTGCAGATGAGTTGATTATGGAACCGGACTTGGATGTTTTATACCGGCGTGCTGTTGAATTAGGAAGAGACAAATTAGGGTTAGAACGATGTTCGCTCTACCTCGAAGAAGGAGATAAGATAGTTGGTACTTACGGGACAAACCTTCAAGGTCAAACCACTGATGAACGGTGTTTCTGCGAACCGATAACGCAATGGAAGCAGTATCTACAACCGGAACAGCCAAACGAACTATTACACTGGTTACTCTTTGAAGAACCGCTCCGGGAATGGATAGGGGAAACAATGGCGGTGGTAGGAACCGGTTGGCTGGTAGCAACTCCGATAAAATCAGTTCGCACCCGACTCGGCGTGTTTTTCAATGATGCGGCGATAACCGGAGCGCCATTCGATCCAGCTAAACAGGAGATTGTTGCGGTTTATTGTTCATTGTTAGGGAGTATTATCGAACGGAAACAAGCGGTTATCACTATGCAAGAGAACCAACGACGATTTCAGGTGCTTTTTGAAAATTCACCGATATCTATATGGGAAGGTGATTTCTCCGCTGTGAAATCTTATTTAACGGAATTGCGTAATTCTGGGGTAACCGATTTTGCGACCTATTTTGCGAGTCGCCCTGATGAGGTAATGAAATGTGCTGGCATGATTAACGTAATGCAGGTTAACCAAGCAACCATCAAGTTGTATCAGGCAAAAAATATAGACGAATTTCGTTCGGGGCTAAGTACATACCTTTGTCCGGAATCATATCCTATATTTATCGAAGAACTTATAGCTCTTGCGGAGGGAAAACCTGAGTTTGAAACGGAAACAATAAACCAGACGCTCACTGGAGAAAAAATTCATATTTTTCTCCGGTGGTCTATTGCACCTGGACATGAGCAAACCGCAAATGAAGTTGTGGTTTCGATTATCGATATTACCGAACGGAAGAAAATAGAAGCTGCACTGCGTGAAAGCGAATCTCGACTCCGAACCATTATTGAAAATCAAGGGGAAGGAATCGTAATGATTAGTCCGGACGAACGGATACTGTTCACCAATCCGGCAGGAGCGGAGATTTTCGGTTTATCGGTAGAACAATGTATCGGGAGAAATATCGAAGAGTTTATTATTCCAGAAGATATAGAATTATTACGGGCGCAAACCGCAAAACGGCGTCAGGGTGAAAGAAGTACTTATGTACTACGATTCGTGAACCCCGAAGGTGAAAGACGGTATCTTTTAGTTACCGCTACTCCACAATTCGATACCCAGCATCAATTTGCTGGTGCCTTTGCAATATTTCGCGATATAACCGACCGTATTCGGTTGGAAGAACAGCTGCGGGCGTTATCGCTCATCGACGATTTAACTGGATTGTATAATCGTCGAGGGTTTTTAACACTTGCGGAACAGCAAATAAAAATTGCACACCGGCTAGAAAAACGAATGCTTTTACTGTTTGCCGACATCGATAATATGAAATGGATTAATGATACCTATGGCCATCAAGAAGGTGACCGTGCATTAATCAATACCACGACAATACTACGCGAAACCTTTCGCGAATCGGATATTATTGCACGCATTGGCGGGGACGAGTTCGTTATTTTAGCGATTGAAATCGACGCAGCTAGTGCCGAAATTCTTACCTCTCGATTACAGGAGAACCTTGATACATACAATGCTCAAGAGAATCAAAAGTATAAACTTGCACTCAGTATTGGGATATCCCGCTATGTACCGGAAAGCCCACGTCCGTTAGACGAATTGTTAGAACAAGCGGATAAATTGATGTACGAGCAGAAACGAAAGAAACAGAGCGGATACACGTCAAGTTCTACTTAA
- a CDS encoding HD domain-containing protein, whose product MHIRKRLIVLILSTTILFLIALLVMNFAEQERRDLLFNDFVASREQFFDKVLMLKSASLATFAYDYTYWDEMVTFVEKENKKWAKQNIDASLSTYDTDAVWIYNRDWKLVYFVSREGSEINNQLPLPRTLYPRLFAQGPFCHFFINTATGLLEVNGASIHPTVDQERRNPAQGYFFVGRIWSSVRMKELAELTGNTLTLVPVQFQPDVENIARDSMLQESKKSVSQTRIVFSRVLKGWDDRPVMRLIAQSESPIMKVYLQGAKREFVILFGFSLAMLFLLMVFLTRWISQPLRLITQSLNAQNPELVKPLQNTSTEFGHIARLINLFFIQRNTLQENQRMLSTLISNLPGMVYRCRNDRNWTMEFVSDGCYPLTGYQPNELINNNRISYAELIHPDDREEVWNKVQSSIQNTTSFQISYRIITATQQEKWVWEQGRGVYSDRGELLALEGFITDITAHRAAEEERQQGYQRLRRAMGGTISALASATELRDPYTAGHQRRVANLARAIATEMGLTKDQIEGIRIAATVHDIGKIYVPAEILTKPTKLTEVEFDLIKTHPQGGYDILKDIEFPWPIAEIVVQHHERLNGSGYPRKLTADRILLEARIIAVADVVEAMATHRPYRPALSINEALAEIDRHRIDLYDSTVVDACIRLFTEKNFKLE is encoded by the coding sequence ATGCATATCCGAAAACGATTAATCGTACTGATATTATCTACCACAATCCTGTTTCTTATAGCGTTACTCGTTATGAATTTTGCTGAACAAGAGCGACGCGATTTGTTGTTCAATGATTTTGTAGCAAGCCGAGAACAGTTTTTTGATAAAGTCCTTATGCTAAAATCGGCATCATTAGCGACGTTTGCCTATGATTATACCTACTGGGATGAAATGGTAACATTTGTCGAAAAGGAGAATAAGAAATGGGCGAAACAAAACATTGATGCCAGCTTGTCAACCTATGACACCGATGCGGTATGGATATATAATCGCGATTGGAAATTAGTGTATTTCGTTAGCCGTGAAGGGAGCGAAATCAACAACCAATTGCCGTTACCTAGAACGTTGTATCCCAGATTATTTGCTCAAGGACCGTTTTGCCATTTTTTCATAAATACGGCTACCGGATTACTCGAAGTAAACGGTGCATCAATTCATCCGACAGTCGACCAGGAACGGAGAAATCCGGCTCAAGGGTATTTTTTCGTAGGACGAATCTGGTCTTCTGTAAGGATGAAAGAGTTAGCAGAATTAACCGGAAATACGCTGACGTTAGTTCCAGTCCAATTTCAACCGGATGTAGAAAATATTGCTAGAGATAGTATGCTACAGGAATCAAAGAAGAGCGTTAGCCAGACGAGAATAGTTTTTTCTCGAGTCCTAAAAGGATGGGATGATCGACCGGTAATGAGGCTAATCGCTCAGAGTGAATCGCCAATTATGAAAGTGTATTTGCAAGGAGCGAAACGTGAGTTTGTCATCCTATTCGGTTTTTCATTGGCGATGTTATTTTTACTCATGGTATTTTTAACGCGATGGATAAGTCAACCGTTACGGTTAATTACGCAAAGTCTCAATGCGCAGAATCCTGAACTTGTTAAGCCATTACAGAATACCTCGACTGAATTCGGGCATATCGCCCGATTGATCAATTTATTTTTTATTCAAAGAAATACACTGCAGGAAAACCAGCGGATGCTATCGACGTTAATCAGCAATCTACCAGGAATGGTATATCGGTGTAGGAATGACCGGAATTGGACGATGGAGTTTGTGAGTGACGGATGTTATCCGCTGACAGGATATCAACCGAACGAGCTGATCAACAACAACCGAATTTCCTATGCAGAACTTATCCATCCGGATGACCGAGAAGAGGTCTGGAATAAGGTTCAATCATCCATTCAGAATACAACCTCGTTTCAGATATCCTATCGCATTATAACCGCAACGCAGCAGGAGAAATGGGTCTGGGAACAGGGTCGTGGGGTATATTCTGACAGGGGCGAGTTGCTCGCACTGGAAGGATTTATCACGGATATCACGGCACATCGCGCAGCTGAAGAAGAGCGACAGCAGGGGTATCAGCGGTTACGGCGGGCTATGGGCGGAACTATCAGCGCACTCGCTTCCGCTACCGAACTCCGTGACCCGTATACCGCAGGACATCAGAGACGGGTAGCTAATCTCGCGCGGGCGATTGCTACGGAAATGGGGTTAACTAAAGACCAGATTGAAGGTATTCGAATTGCTGCTACCGTTCACGATATCGGGAAAATTTATGTCCCAGCAGAAATTTTAACGAAACCGACAAAATTAACCGAAGTCGAGTTCGATTTGATTAAAACCCATCCGCAAGGTGGATACGATATTTTAAAAGATATCGAATTCCCTTGGCCAATAGCGGAAATCGTTGTCCAGCACCACGAGCGATTGAACGGTTCCGGATATCCGCGTAAACTTACGGCAGATCGTATTTTGCTCGAAGCGCGCATTATTGCGGTTGCAGATGTGGTGGAAGCAATGGCAACCCATCGTCCTTATCGTCCGGCGCTTTCAATCAATGAGGCACTAGCTGAAATTGACCGGCATCGGATCGACCTGTATGATTCGACGGTAGTTGATGCCTGTATTCGATTGTTTACTGAAAAAAACTTTAAGTTAGAATAA